A stretch of DNA from Cryptomeria japonica chromosome 4, Sugi_1.0, whole genome shotgun sequence:
acacacatatatatatttctaattaAAACCGACACGTTTATGGCCGCCTAAATTTCTTATATAGAGAAAACATATACAATCAATAACTTTGCAAAGACAGAAAATCAAGTAGCAGTAAGCTTCAAATTGGAACGAAATTAACCATTTGTTAGAGTTTCAACAATCGGAGTCTCATTCTTTTCATAGTTCAAAAATGGTGAATGATTCCACGTACTCTCATGATGATCATGTTTCTGAAAAGACTCAGTTTTATGTGGGATTGGAGAGACCTATTGCGGAATTAAAGAGGCTTTTGCTCGGAAACGAGGTGTCGGTCGTTGGTGTTCATAGTATAGGAGGTGGTGGGAAGAGTACTCTCGCATTGGCTCTATACAATGATCTCCAAATTAAAGGTGATATCCCCTGTAAATTGTGTTCATGTTTTTCTGAATGTTTTAATCTTTTATTTGAAAAGGCCTATCTATTTTAAATATCTAGTCTTTCTAAAGTTTCTTCTTTTTTGTAGCTACTTTCATGTAGAATCCGTATTATGTATTATATGATAGGAGGTGCTATGCTACTCTGGTTAAGATTTAAGGACATCTTTTTATGCATTTTAAGCTATTTATtctaaaacaccttttaaatggaTTACAGATTATTTTGACAGCAATGTGATTTTTATCACAATTTCACAATCCCCAAACCTAAAAGGAATATTAGAGACTATGTGGGAGAAATTAGCTAGAAGGAAAAGACCAGAATTTCTGGATGTGGAAGATGCGCACATAAATCTGCAGCAGCTGCTTTCGAAGCAATCCAAGCCAACTCTAGTTATATTGGATGATGTTTGGTCTAGTGAAAATTTGGAAAACTTACTATTTGAAGGTCCGGCATACAAGACTCTTGTAACTACCAGAGACAAGTCCATCATCCCCAGAACTCCCTCTTCACAATTCTATCAATTGCCATTGTTGGGCAAAGAGGATGCTCTGTCGCTTTTCTGCTACTGGGCTTTTGGACAGACATCAATTCCAAGCGATATAGATATAAATCTTGTAAAGGAGGTATGGATTTATCTGAAATTATTATTGTTTCGTAAGCCTTTAATAttaataatttgattttttttttgctctAAAAGATCGCTTATAAATTTTCTTTACATTTTATGAATTGCAGGTGCAAGCAAAATGTGATGGCCTGCCACTTGCTCTAAAGATGGTTGGAAGCTCTATGCATAAGGAACTGGACGAGGTTTGGAAGCGGGCAAAGAAGATTTCTGAAGGAGAATATATATCAGTTTATCACAGAAAAGGGCTATTCAGATTGTTGCAGACCAGTATTGATTCCTTAGACGATGTAACCAAGGAATGTTTCTTAGACTTGGGGTTATTTCCAAGGAACAGGAAAATCTGTGTTGATGCACTATTGGACATTTGGGTTTATGTACGGAAGCTACGAAGGCAAGATGCTTTTGACATCTTATTAGAACTTGCAAGCAAAAATTTGTTGAATTTAACTAGCAATCAAAGGTAATTATCTTTCCTTTTATATATATTAGATTTCTTGAAATCATGTTTTCCAACACTAACCTGACATGCTTGTCCTTAACAGAGGAAGTGCATCAATCTCATATAGAAATGCTTCGGAGCTGTACTTTTCTCAGCATAATGTACTGAGAAATTTGGCCTTGTATTTGGGACACCAAAACAATTTAGTTCACAATAAGAGGTTGGTCATATCAAGGAACGACTCTAATTTGTTGGCGAAAGGGGAGTTGCTTGGTGATAGAGCATTTGATACTCAAATTCTCTCCATTCTCACTGGTGAGTTTACTGAAAACTTTTACACATGCATTTTGGTCAAAAACATTTCTTTAGAAGAATAACGATTATTTTTAATGTTCATCTTTGATTTCAAATTGTAGGATAGAACTGAATTTCAGAAATGATTTTCTGCATAGAATAAGGTTTACATTATTATGTAAAATAAGTAACTACTGGGCTGGCATGTGCATGAAATCTGTTTCTAATTGACACTGAAAAACTAGTACTATGTCATTGCTATAATCGCTTTTTTAGTGAATAATCTCAACAGAATATATTAATTATTCAAAGCATCTAAATTTTTGGATGTTCTAATTGTCCCCCTTCGTAATCGGCAGATATATGCAGCACTACTGTTTTCAGTTCTCAATTTCTGTGTAACATTAAGAACTCTTCTTGCCTCTATCGCAAATACATGCACTCATTTGCCTTAATATTTTCATTCCTGGATTCAACTGTATGTAAATAATAGTCATAATTATTGCCCAATCTAATTGGATTTCTTTTGCAATTTATACGCAGGCCCCATGGAGGAAAATGATTGGAATGATATGACTTTCCCCGAAACAGAGTCTCTGTTGTTACATTTTACTTCGACAAATTACTTTCTTCCCCCATTTCTGAAATCCATGAAAAATCTAAAAGTTCTGATGGTATCCAATTGCGGTGCAAAGAAGGCAACAGTGAAAGGGCTAGATGTCTTATCTTCACTCGCTCAACTCAAGAGTGTCCGCATGGAGGGATTGATTTCACCCCTTGCTGAAAAGCAGAGCATCGAAGCACTGCAGAATTTAGAGAAGCTATCAGTGAGCTTATGTGAAGGATTTGGAAATATATCCACATTCACCAAGCTCCAAGATTTTAACCTGGATCACAGTAGTGATTTGGAGGAGTTAACCCCTGGTGTCTGCAATATGCGCTCCATTTTGTTATGGTCTATTGCCAACTGCCATCTGCTTCAGAATTTACCACATGATTTTGGAAATATGAGCTATCTAAGAGTACTAAGGTTATCTGCATTACCAGGCCTGAAAGAGCTTCCTGCATCAATCGGTGAACTTGCACAGTTGGAATATCTAGACATTTCAGTATGCGAGGGTTTGAAGGAACTCCCAAAGGAAGTAGGACAGCTCAAGAAGTTGAGGGAAATTGATATGAGAGAGTGTTCTCGTTTGACGACGTTACCTGCAACTGTTTGTGAACTAAGTTCCCTGAAGCTTGTCACCTGTGATGAGAAGATTGGGAATCAGTGGTTGCGGGCCAAGAACATTTCTATTCCAGAGCTTAGAGTTGAAAGCGTGGAAGCACATTTTAGTTTGGACTGGCTTGAAGATTGACTTTTTGTTGAATGTGAAGTGCAGGGGTTTACTGACTTTTCCTCTACCCCTTACCTCTTGATTTCTTTGTTGTCTCGTCATATTCGAAGAGTTTATTTGTATAAAAGGAGTGCAGCTATGTATTTGTATCAtgtgaagaacaatgaataaagatattgtcCTCCTTTCCTGTGGATGTAGCCTATAATGGTGAACCACGTAATTCGCTGTGTTATGTGTCTATGTCAATGTCTTTAATTTAAGTTTTGTTGTTTGTTATTATTTTACATGTTTTTTAaactcaacaattggtatcagagttgataGTTAAAACCGGTTTTTTGGCGCATGTCCCTTCACCGGCTTTTCTCTCAAGGTACTATGCATTTATGATAGTTGGTAGGTGCAAAGGAATGTTGGAAGCAGTTAAGTTTGCTTTTGTCGAGGCAACCTCCAGTTTCTTGTGTGTTCTTGTTGCTCCTCTTCTCTTTGGCTTCGACTTCTCTTTCCCGTCAAGGAAGTGTGGTTTTCATTTCTTTGGCTGAAATGGCAGAACCCTTTGGCTTCATTGTCAAAGTCTATCCTCACTGGACTTCATGTTTTGGAGTGGATACTCCTATTTCTTATCCTGTGAGAACCACCAAGTCTCTTTCAAGGAAATTTTTGACTAACATTTGAAAAGACTTCTTTGCAATTCGGAGCCGCTGGTAATTTTTGCGATCAAAATGATATTGGGGCATGGTCATTTAAGCAGAGAGGAGTATCCTAGGGACAATTCCTTTATCTCCTCAAGGTTTGTTGCATCTCTGCTAAACAACAAGGTTCTTAAGGCGGAAGTGTTGGCCCTGACCACTCGGTTGTTTGAAGAAGACATTCTAGTGGGCTTAGACTTTGTTCTCAAATATGCTATCCTAGACATTGGCCTCCCTCGGCCTGGGGATATGCTCTTGCCTTCAATTCCAGGGGAAACCATTAACTATTACCCATTTCTTCTGGATTTGAAAGGTTTGACACTCAAGGAACATAGGGCATTCACGACAATGGCAGTCAGATTCCTAAAATGGAAATTGTTGAGGGAAGATCCTGACAATCATGATAGGGAGGAGGAGTTTAGAGATTTTGCCAAGTTAAATGGCTTTCTCCCGCCAAAAATTGAGCAAGAAGGGTCTTCTGCAAGTGCAAGTGGAGTTGGTAGTGAAGCTTCCCAAGCGAGTAGGGGTCGTGGGCACTCAAGTGCAACAGGGAAAAGTAGGGGTCGTCCATGTGGAAGGGGTCATGGCCAACAAGCCTAAGCAGTTATGATTTCCTAGCTAATCGGAAAAGCTTTGATATTCCTCCCTGTTATTTTGTAGTGGGATGAAATTGGTAAGTCTGGGGTCCAACCCTTATCTATTTTCAATTCTCAGACCTTAAGATTATGATTCTCATATGTATCGgatttttaaatttcaatataaaCTTGTTGGCTATGTCGTTTACCTCCCACAAaaaaaacaattggtatcagagtttgggaGAAGCTATAGAAAAAATTGTGAGTAAATTGAAGGAAAATGGAAGAAGCAGGTTAATGGAGGATTGAAATTTTTTTGAGACAAACTTCGGAATGTGGAAGCTACACTTGGAATGTAATATCCCTTTTCTGGGATATATCTAATGTTtgcccaaaaataaaaaaatccaataataaaattaatttacaatacTATTATTTCACTAAATTACACAAAAGCAATTGAACTTAAGAAAATAATCCTCAAACAAAATGATAATAAAGATTCTTATGTAAATATGCACACTATAGTTTGTTCCTAACAACCAACGATATTAGAAACTTGAGGAGAAAGCACAATAGTGTACCAAGAGACTATTCTCTACAAGTAAACCCAAGAGCACTGAACAACCAACCAAGTCAATTTGACCCCTTAGCCCACAGGTAATCCAACTCAACGAGTGGTCTACGAGGGACCTGTAATCTTGCATCTCCCTAATatgtttctttttcaattcttaATATGATTGCTTTATGAAAATCAAATGAACAATTACTAATTCTATGATTCTTGATGGATTGGTAAGTTAATCAAATATATAAGTCTATCCTTTACTGAATTCACAAACTAACAAACATTGGATTCAACATATAGCATACCAATTACTCCATAAATATATAAGTTTGCTATATTTTACCGCTTATATCATTTCCAAATTATTACTGCTTATATTAGTTTCTTGGTCGATTGACAATTGTATTAGATAAACTTAAAGCTTCCTAACTAATTTATAACCAATCAATATTATAAATAACTATATCATATTCAAAATCATACTTGATGATTCCTTATTCCCTATACTCATTATATTTTCAAAAATGAACTtgctaaataataaatcaaaattttgttataatttaattattttttgctCTTACTAAGTTTTGAACTTATTCATTTTGCACTTATAGGAGTCACAACTCTTCAATTTGTAAGGGATACATCTCTTTAGCAATGGATTGTTCCCTTTAATTATTATTTAACGAGTATGTGTAGAACCATGAGGGGCCAAAAAAGTGGCAATATGAAAAAAAATGCCTTTAACATTTGCCAAAAAACACGAAAAAATTGTGTTAGCTTTTTAGTTGGCTTGGATGTTAGTACATGTAGCCATGGCAAAAGCCAAAGCATAATGGATATTGGAAAAtatcttttatttatatatatatatatatatatatatatatatatatatatatatatatatatatatatatatatgtatgtatatatgtatgtatgtatatatatatgtatgtatatatatatatatatattgtttacaTTCTTTAACTCCACCTTCCACTCCTGTCCATTTGGGCTTTGCAACACCATATAAGAAAGCATATGACTGTCTTTCTCATCTGTGAATTGTGAAACAAATGTAGGAGGAATGTGCTACAAGGAACACATCATATAATTTATTTCATCAAATCATAAATAGAATATATGAAATCTTTTTAAAATGTACAAGATAGTAGGAGTATAAGTATGGAACTTACTAGTTTTTTTGCAAAGTCTTCAAGCATAAccttgaagaaagatgcatgtccATCAAAGCACTATTTATCATGATATTTACCATGTTTTATATAGCATTTTTTATTGCATTCTCTATATGGTATAAAAAGCTCTCCAGATCCTTCATCCTCCATTGCAAACTTAGAATAAGGCAAACTAGAAGAAGTTGAGTGATACCTGAACACTGCATGTTGAGTAGGACTAAGACCATTGGTGTGTTCATATACGTGGTTTTCAGAATGTTGAAAGGGATTAAAACCACTATCACATTAATGAATATACTCTCTTAATGACTGATGCACACTTGCATTTGGTAGGTAGATGTGAAGTAATGAATATGCATTAATGTACCTACACTTGTGTGAAGAAAACAGATTGTAGTCAacaattattattttatcataatcATGAAGAAATTTATCTCATCAATACACAAGGTCAAGAAATTAATATTATTCAATATGTTTCCCATTACTCGCAATAATGGTTGGATTTGAAACTTAATTCCTACCGACAAAGTTTTCGTTTTAACGATGTTGTGTTTGGCTGTAAACCAATCAACTACAAATGATCTAGCATGTCTCTTCAATGTTTATTAACATTCATACATATTGGTTGTATATGTATACACTAGTACTTGCACCAAAACAAGGTGCAATGGTTATGCCAATAGTAAAATATATTTTGAGTAATATATCATAATTACAAGTCACAAAATGTAAAACCTGCATTTATtagtaataattatttttaatgtaAATGAATATGTTTGTTTGCTAGTTTATCCATAAATGATGATGTGTATGTTGTGCCATTTTTGGTTTGGTCTTCGTCAATTCTATTTCATTATTTGGCACTAGTCACTCTTTCTTTGTTAGTTTCAATGGTGCGAAGGATGGTCAAAATGTTTTACAAGGCTCTTTTAGATTTATTATGTTAGACTCTCATCGATACATATACTCGAATGAAAGTCTTCTTGGAGCCTGGATTGAATCACAAGATATGTTAGAGATTAGAAAATCGAGTAAAGAGAGCCCTGCTTCCATGTGGAAAAAGCCTATTAATCTTTTCTAAGGATGTAATTTGTGTTAAGTTTTAGAATATGACCTGGttataaagaaaatcaaacaaataatTTGTTATATTTTGGATATTGTATTTTATGTTGTTACACTTCTAATTTCTTTTGGACATTATTGTATTTGGAGTTGAAATTTCTTAATTTCTTTAGAAAGTTTTCTTTTACGTTTTCACTTTTGACGACAGCtgctccccattatacctccacaaagatgctaaaAATTGATTGCTAATGACAAATTTGTGTCAAAAACATTCTCAAAAAAGTAGAGTTTTGTCTCTTACTATTTGAAAACACATGTTTGTCGTTTGTAAAAATAACGTAGGGACTGTTGGAATTCTCAAAACAACCCACTATCCTCTTTTGTGTGGCCTAAGTATCCGATCATATTAGATATTTGATATTCGATCTTTTCATAAGGGCGCCAACAATTTTGTTGGCACCCTTTCTTAGAGGTATCAAATATTAGATAATATTCTATATCCAATACCTTATTTAGGAGAGAGAggggtaattagggggagggggggGAGAGATGGTGAGTAAGGGGAaggagggaaagggagagggggTTGGCAAAGGATAGGGGGGAGAGGGATAGGTAGGTAGAGAAGGGGtaatggagagggagagatagggagagaaggggaaaggtaTCTAGAAAGGGAGAGTATTTAGAATGAAGGGGAAAGGGGAAAAATGGAAGTatcaacagagagagagagagagagagagagagagagagagagagagagagagagagagagagagagagagagagagagagagagagagagagagagagagagagagagagagagagaagtacgATACATAGGAGGAGAGAGTTGGGCACAAATAAGTGAATAGGGTGTTAGGGATAGTAGGAGAGATAGACCTGTAGTTAGAGGGAAAGAATGTCCAAATAAGAGATTATAGGAGGGATCTGGggaaacataatttatttaatataaaatgttatatcatgatatatatgtttttaaatctatatattaatatcaataattatattatattatatatattaggaatatataaaaaatgtttatatattatataaaataatattttaaatattatacataataaaaatgtaatttattatatattatatatatagaaATTATCTAACAAAAATTTGATATCCAATAATATCAAATATCCATTAGATCTGGGAATGTATTtgatatatgttacctttgacaaAAATCTATAGCCTTGAGAGTTGCCTCgggattgctttgggatttggctaggacatgTCAAACCCAGAAAGTCAATacaaaaaatgtgtttttttcCTTGCTTTTCCAGACTTCGCCCATGTGGCTAATGActtttttttagccaaaattgatgaaacaaaaaagggttttttaaggagatTCTCAGCTTTCCATCTATATAAATTATGCCTtaatttgaatttaataaataattattattcattttctatttgaattatgactaaagtcctaattgatagcagagagttttttagtggcgaatcttcgccaattggcgaattctgcgtatttttgcattttttttttaggaaatggcgaatagtttggggcaacatagtggtcaaatcgccTGGAATTTTGGGGTTAATGGTACGCTGTATTCTGGCTTTGCCATTGACCACACATCGTtcgacgtgcatgcccgtaatattcattTGGAATTACTCGGACGttggtattagatcacctccattattcaccagaaatagtaaaacgatcacgtacccaagacctaattcgccaacggtaaattaaatgttcattgcacacgttggccaaattcgccaatatcaattaaaacattataagcatccgaggacccatttcaccccgcttaaatcaagatgcattttgaaacactcgcgcaattcgccaaaaatgcaatcatggattgatataaatacactctttcttacaatttgttcgtgtctgattagtaaatttgggagctctcgattcgcattccgcaatttgagttggaacgtcaaagttcattgtagggcggagggccagagttacaatttTGCAACACAGGCCCaagcattcctgattcctgattcagagaattgagaaggcataaaggtgagtaatcatttcttcatacttgatagtattagttttaacttttaattcgtagtgagaggtcaagactcaagatgtcacagtcagacatgtgtgagactccttagggtggtgaagggattgagatgttagacaagggtgagactgagactcctcggggtggtgaagggattgggatgtcagacaagggtaagactcctcagagtggtgaaactgaagggattggaaggccatcaaaat
This window harbors:
- the LOC131053357 gene encoding probable disease resistance protein At4g33300; translation: MVNDSTYSHDDHVSEKTQFYVGLERPIAELKRLLLGNEVSVVGVHSIGGGGKSTLALALYNDLQIKDYFDSNVIFITISQSPNLKGILETMWEKLARRKRPEFLDVEDAHINLQQLLSKQSKPTLVILDDVWSSENLENLLFEGPAYKTLVTTRDKSIIPRTPSSQFYQLPLLGKEDALSLFCYWAFGQTSIPSDIDINLVKEVQAKCDGLPLALKMVGSSMHKELDEVWKRAKKISEGEYISVYHRKGLFRLLQTSIDSLDDVTKECFLDLGLFPRNRKICVDALLDIWVYVRKLRRQDAFDILLELASKNLLNLTSNQRGSASISYRNASELYFSQHNVLRNLALYLGHQNNLVHNKRLVISRNDSNLLAKGELLGDRAFDTQILSILTGPMEENDWNDMTFPETESLLLHFTSTNYFLPPFLKSMKNLKVLMVSNCGAKKATVKGLDVLSSLAQLKSVRMEGLISPLAEKQSIEALQNLEKLSVSLCEGFGNISTFTKLQDFNLDHSSDLEELTPGVCNMRSILLWSIANCHLLQNLPHDFGNMSYLRVLRLSALPGLKELPASIGELAQLEYLDISVCEGLKELPKEVGQLKKLREIDMRECSRLTTLPATVCELSSLKLVTCDEKIGNQWLRAKNISIPELRVESVEAHFSLDWLED